The window CGCGGGCTTCGTGGAGACCGAGCAGTACTAAGAGCTCGGGCCATCGGGTCCGTACTCGGGCGCGGGTGCGCTGTGCTTGATCGCGCAGTTCCCCGCGCCGCTTCCGGGCAGGCCCTTCGGGGCCTCGCCCGGATCTCTGACAGGCGACCGTCTGCTCAGATACTGACTCCGGTACCTAGTACGGCCGGGGCAGACACCTAGGAGAAACACCATGCCGAAGCCCACCAAGGGTGCCCGTCTGGGCGGCAGCGCCGCGCACGAGAAGCTGCTCCTCGCGAACCTCGCGAAGAGCCTCTTCGAGCACGGCCGCATCACCACCACCGAGGCGAAGGCCCGCCGTCTGCGGCCGTACGCCGAGCGTCTGGTCACCAAGGCGAAGAAGGGCGACCTTCACAACCGCCGTCAGGTGCTCCAGGTCATCACGGACAAGAGCATCGTGCACACGCTCTTCACCGAGATCGGCCCGCGGTACGAGAACCGTCCCGGTGGCTACACCCGCATCACCAAGATCGGTAACCGTCGTGGCGACAACGCGCCCATGGCTGTCATCGAGCTGGTCGAGGCGCTGACGGTCGCGCAGCAGGCCACCGGTGAGGCCGAGGCCGCCACCAAGCGTGCCGCGAAGGACGCGGAGGCGCCGGCCGCCGAGGCC is drawn from Streptomyces bottropensis ATCC 25435 and contains these coding sequences:
- the rplQ gene encoding 50S ribosomal protein L17; its protein translation is MPKPTKGARLGGSAAHEKLLLANLAKSLFEHGRITTTEAKARRLRPYAERLVTKAKKGDLHNRRQVLQVITDKSIVHTLFTEIGPRYENRPGGYTRITKIGNRRGDNAPMAVIELVEALTVAQQATGEAEAATKRAAKDAEAPAAEAKVDTTKADEAADEAAEESKDA